The stretch of DNA TTATTCATCCCTAAGTCGACTCATACACCCTAGCGGATATACTGACGTCTTCCACTAGATGACGCGCGCGTCATATCTGTATTTGTTATGATTCTAATGCGTTCAGGGTCGCCCTATAGTGATTTTCGACGTACGGTGTTCCCTAATACTTCTATGTCACTGAGTTTTCGCGGGGATACTGGGGACATGTGTTCCTGGCTGTTCTGAGGACTCAATGTCCGTGAATTAAATTCGGGGTGTAATGGTACTTTAATATGTCGGATGACGGCCGCCACTTTATTCCTAGGGACCGGGGTCGTTTGTATCGTCCTCCCTACGACTATCGCCACATTAATCACAAATTCATGTATCGGGGAATAGTTTCCCACGGCCTCTAGTAACTCTTTCTGGTATTTCGAATGCACTCCGGCGTTTTTGATTTCCCGCATAGATGAATAACTCGGCGTGTTTCGGCGGTCGTTGAAAAACTCTGTACCGGATTTTACAAATAGTTCAGCTGATGTAGGCGACAAAAAGATTAGCATCAAAGCGCCACGGCCCTTTCTTGTGTAATTCTTTCTTGTGATTTCACTCAAGAAAAAATGTACCTTTGGCGAAGTCTGACAGAGGTTTAGAATCTCGACCATTTGACACTCGATGTTGCCGTACTGACAGTCAAGCCGGTGTTCTGGCCAATGAAGTATACGGCATTCGGGCGAACAATAATGAGTAAAGCAAGCCTTGCACGACTTAAACGTCAATTCCACTATCCCCAAGAGCTCCTCTTTCTTCTGACAATGCGGATTCTCACAGGTGAAAACCTTTTTCTCCATTAGCCTGGGCGGCTTTGGGGGAATGACGCGAGGTGGCTTAGGCGGCGGTGACTTGGTTGTATGCCGTCGTGGAAGCGTACTTGATTTCGATTCCCCTTCGTTCGTATGCTCATTCGCGTTCACATCCAAATTCAAAGAATGCAACCTATGTAGCCTACCTCCCTTGGGCTTCGTGTAGCCCGCAATGAAACCATTTTGTTCGCCTGTGTCCATGAATTTGGGTTTGATGATTTTGGTCGGGGAAATGGGCAATATATCTGTGTAGTCGGGCGTCCGTCTTGCGTTG from Nematostella vectensis chromosome 8, jaNemVect1.1, whole genome shotgun sequence encodes:
- the LOC5510496 gene encoding apical junction component 1 homolog — its product is MYLCVGKNSSKRNARRTPDYTDILPISPTKIIKPKFMDTGEQNGFIAGYTKPKGGRLHRLHSLNLDVNANEHTNEGESKSSTLPRRHTTKSPPPKPPRVIPPKPPRLMEKKVFTCENPHCQKKEELLGIVELTFKSCKACFTHYCSPECRILHWPEHRLDCQYGNIECQMVEILNLCQTSPKVHFFLSEITRKNYTRKGRGALMLIFLSPTSAELFVKSGTEFFNDRRNTPSYSSMREIKNAGVHSKYQKELLEAVGNYSPIHEFVINVAIVVGRTIQTTPVPRNKVAAVIRHIKVPLHPEFNSRTLSPQNSQEHMSPVSPRKLSDIEVLGNTVRRKSL